A genomic segment from Heterodontus francisci isolate sHetFra1 unplaced genomic scaffold, sHetFra1.hap1 HAP1_SCAFFOLD_58, whole genome shotgun sequence encodes:
- the LOC137365892 gene encoding histone H2B 1/2-like: MPAKKKAAPKKGAKKTLSKPSAKGGKRRRKSRKESYSISIYKVMKQVHPDTGISSKAMSIMNSFVNDIFGRIACEASRLAHCNKSRTISSRETQTAVRLLLPGELAKHAVSEGTKAVTKYTSSK; the protein is encoded by the exons ATGCCagc aaagaagaaagcagctcctaagaagggcgccaagaaaaccttaagtaaaccatcagcaaagggcggcaagaggcggagaaagtcgaggaaggagagttactccatctccatctacaaagtgatgaagcaggttcaccccgacaccggcatctcctccaaggccatgagcatcatgaactcgtttgtgaacgatattttcgggcgcatcgcgtgtgaggcttcccgcctggcccattgcaACAAGagcagaaccatcagctcccgggagacccagaccgccgtgcgcctgctgctgcccggggagctggccaagcacgccgtgtcggaagggacaaaggcggtgaccaagtacaccagctccaagtaa